In a single window of the Rhodamnia argentea isolate NSW1041297 chromosome 2, ASM2092103v1, whole genome shotgun sequence genome:
- the LOC115738601 gene encoding photosystem II 10 kDa polypeptide, chloroplastic-like isoform X1: MAAAAMWSMSLKAPAPFAVERSTSARGLPSLARTSQLKVEASGKKINTAKPYGINGGMVLRDGADASGRKGKGKGVYQFVDKYGANVDGYSPIYSPEEWSPSGDVYVGGTTGLTIWAVTLAGLLAGGALLVYNTSALVQ; this comes from the exons ATGGCAGCCGCAGCGATGTGGTCAATGAGCCTGAAAGCACCAGCCCCGTTCGCCGTGGAGAGATCAACATCAGCGAGAGGCCTTCCTTCTCTTGCCCGCACTTCTCAGCTCAAGGTCGAGGCCAGTGGTAAGAAGATCAACACCGCCAAACCATATG GTATCAATGGTGGCATGGTCTTGAGGGATGGAGCGGATGCATCAGGCAGGAAGGGGAAG GGGAAGGGCGTGTACCAGTTTGTGGACAAATATGGTGCCAATGTCGACGGATACAG CCCCATATACTCACCTGAAGAATGGTCTCCCAGTGGGGATGTCTATGTTGGAG GTACGACGGGATTGACCATTTGGGCTGTCACTCTGGCCGGTCTTCTCGCTGGAGGGGCTCTTCTTGTTTACAACACCAGCGCTTTGGTACAGTAA
- the LOC115738601 gene encoding photosystem II 10 kDa polypeptide, chloroplastic-like isoform X2, producing the protein MAAAAMWSMSLKAPAPFAVERSTSARGLPSLARTSQLKVEASGKKINTAKPYGINGGMVLRDGADASGRKGKGVYQFVDKYGANVDGYSPIYSPEEWSPSGDVYVGGTTGLTIWAVTLAGLLAGGALLVYNTSALVQ; encoded by the exons ATGGCAGCCGCAGCGATGTGGTCAATGAGCCTGAAAGCACCAGCCCCGTTCGCCGTGGAGAGATCAACATCAGCGAGAGGCCTTCCTTCTCTTGCCCGCACTTCTCAGCTCAAGGTCGAGGCCAGTGGTAAGAAGATCAACACCGCCAAACCATATG GTATCAATGGTGGCATGGTCTTGAGGGATGGAGCGGATGCATCAGGCAGGAAGGGGAAG GGCGTGTACCAGTTTGTGGACAAATATGGTGCCAATGTCGACGGATACAG CCCCATATACTCACCTGAAGAATGGTCTCCCAGTGGGGATGTCTATGTTGGAG GTACGACGGGATTGACCATTTGGGCTGTCACTCTGGCCGGTCTTCTCGCTGGAGGGGCTCTTCTTGTTTACAACACCAGCGCTTTGGTACAGTAA
- the LOC115738599 gene encoding DNA repair protein recA homolog 1, chloroplastic — protein sequence MELLNSRAIAPSTDAACSLKLQFAAALKTRPLVYAPRFRASRARLLAKSVKPKLNVQCELEGRVNGSALPFDPDSRFLDRQKALEAAMNDINNSFGKGSVTRLGSAGGALVETFPSGCLTLDLALGGGLPKGRIVEIFGPESSGKTTLALHAIAEVQKLGGNAMLVDAEHAFDPAYSKALGVDVENLIVCQPDHGEMALEIADRMCRSGAVDLICVDSVSALTPRAEIEGEIGMQQMGLQARLMSQALRKMSGNASKAGCTLIFLNQIRYKIGVYYGNPEVTSGGIALKFFASVRLEIRSTGKIKSADEEIGVRVRVRVQKSKVSRPYKQAEFEIIFGEGVGKLGCILDCAEMMDVVAKKGAWYSYGDHRLGQGRDKALQYLRENPPLHEEIEKMVRLRMAEGIGLVGSPHGKNLPMPLQEEDI from the exons ATGGAGCTTTTGAATTCCCGCGCAATTGCTCCGAGCACGGACGCGGCATGTTCTCTGAAGCTCCAGTTTGCCGCTGCTCTCAAAACCAGGCCACTCGTCTATGCGCCGCGATTCAGAGCTTCCCGCGCTCGCCTCCTCGCCAAATCAGTCAAACCGAAGCTCAACGTTCAGTGTGAGCTCGAAGGCAGAGTGAATGGTTCCGCCCTCCCTTTCGACCCGGACTCACGCTTCCTCGACCGG CAAAAAGCTTTGGAAGCTGCAATGAATGACATAAACAACTCCTTTGGAAAAGGAAGCGTTACGAGGCTGGGCAGTGCTGGTGGTGCGCTGGT TGAGACATTTCCTAGTGGATGTTTGACTCTAGATTTAGCTTTAGGTGGAGGCCTTCCCAAAGGAAGAATTGTAGAG ATTTTTGGACCAGAAAGTAGTGGAAAGACCACCCTAGCACTCCATGCAATTGCTGAAGTTCAG AAACTAGGAGGCAATGCAATGCTTGTTGATGCAGAGCATGCTTTTGATCCAGCATATTCTAAAGCCTTGGGAGTGGATGTAGAAAATTTGATTGTGTGCCAACCTGATCATGGGGAAATGGCATTAGAGA TTGCAGATCGTATGTGCCGCTCTGGAGCAGTAGATCTTATCTGCGTTGATTCTGTCTCTGCGCTCACTCCACGAGCGGAGATTGAG GGCGAGATAGGAATGCAGCAGATGGGTTTGCAAGCCCGGCTGATGAGTCAAGCTTTGCGTAAGATGTCTGGAAATGCCTCTAAAGCTGGATGTACCCTAATATTTTTAAATCAGATAAGATATAAG ATTGGTGTGTACTATGGGAATCCTGAAGTTACCAGTGGAGGAATAGCACTAAAGTTTTTTGCCTCAGTTCGCCTAGAAATACGTTCAACTGGAAAGATTAAGTCT gctgatgaagaaattggagtTCGTGTTCGAGTGAGAGTGCAAAAGAGTAAG GTGTCAAGGCCATACAAGCAGGCtgaatttgaaataatattcggTGAGGGAGTGGGTAAACTG GGATGCATTTTGGATTGTGCTGAAATGATGGATGTCGTGGCTAAGAAGGGTGCTTGGTATAGTTATGGGGACCATAG ATTGGGGCAGGGACGAGACAAAGCATTGCAATACCTGAGAGAAAACCCTCCTTTACATGAGGAGATAGAGAAG ATGGTTCGGCTGAGGATGGCAGAGGGCATTGGCCTGGTGGGATCTCCTCATGGTAAGAACTTGCCCATGCCCCTTCAAGAAGAAGACATCTGA
- the LOC115738551 gene encoding NAC domain-containing protein 21/22: MSNISIVEAKLPPGFRFHPKDDELVCDYLMKKMTRSDSLLMIEVDLNKSEPWEIPETACVGGKEWYFYSQRDRKYATGLRTNRATASGYWKATGKDRAVLRKGVLVGMRKTLVFYQGRAPKGKKTDWVMHEFRVEGPHGPPNNSKISSLKEDWVLCRVFFKSVEVASKPSMGMISCYDNRGTSSLPSLMDSFIAFDQTHPQPDLISNIEQVPCFSIFSPTQANPIQVEPSMPAKNILSASTFGAMPDFGSCNNLDSYACDKKVLKAFLNQLTKMDSPSLGDQGSSESFLSEVAMPNNMWNHF, encoded by the exons atgagcaaCATAAGCATAGTGGAGGCAAAGTTGCCACCAGGGTTCAGGTTCCACCCGAAAGACGACGAGCTCGTCTGCGATTatctgatgaagaagatgacccGCTCTGACTCTCTCCTCATGATCGAGGTCGACCTCAACAAGTCCGAACCTTGGGAAATTCCCG AAACGGCGTGTGTGGGAGGGAAAGAGTGGTACTTCTACAGCCAACGGGACCGGAAATACGCGACCGGGCTCCGAACAAACCGGGCGACAGCGAGCGGGTATTGGAAGGCCACGGGGAAAGACAGGGCGGTGCTTAGGAAGGGTGTGCTCGTGGGCATGAGAAAGACTTTGGTGTTTTACCAAGGAAGAGCCCCTAAAGGCAAAAAGACCGACTGGGTGATGCATGAGTTCCGAGTCGAGGGTCCTCACGGCCCTCCGAATAACTCTAAGATTTCTTCTCTCAAG GAAGATTGGGTGTTGTGTCGGGTGTTCTTCAAGAGCGTAGAAGTGGCCTCCAAACCGAGCATGGGAATGATCAGTTGCTACGACAACAGAGGCACTTCATCTCTCCCGTCGCTGATGGACTCCTTCATCGCCTTCGACCAAACTCATCCTCAACCCGACCTTATAAGCAACATCGAGCAAGTGCCCTGCTTCTCCATTTTCTCTCCGACCCAagccaatccaatccaggtgGAGCCGAGCATGCCGGCCAAGAACATCCTTAGCGCATCCACGTTCGGGGCGATGCCCGACTTTGGTTCTTGCAATAATCTGGACTCCTACGCATGTGACAAGAAGGTGCTAAAAGCCTTCTTGAATCAGCTCACCAAGATGGACTCGCCAAGCTTGGGAGATCAAGGGAGCTCTGAGAGCTTCTTGTCCGAAGTGGCCATGCCCAACAATATGTGGAATCATTTCTGA